One genomic region from Nymphaea colorata isolate Beijing-Zhang1983 chromosome 10, ASM883128v2, whole genome shotgun sequence encodes:
- the LOC116262902 gene encoding peroxidase 5-like isoform X1 gives MKGIMVPYSSTHGRLAMAGSLALFCLLMGLASVGLAHDGELRVGYYSRSCPSVEDVVRSTVAKAVASDPGMPAALIRLHFHDCFVRGCDASVLLDSTPGNPAEKDSPTNNPSLNGFDVIDAAKSTLESQCPQVVSCADIVAFAARESVRIAGGFYYPVPAGRRDGLVSKKSEVNQNLPMAFFNVKQLEENFARKGFSLEDMVTLSGAHTIGDSHCSAFSNRLYNFKNTTNASDPSMDQTYVSDLKSKCPAPGSGQDPTVSLDPVTPRTLDNQYYVNVKSHRGLLSSDQALMDRADTARMVLANINSGSMWLHKFADAMVRMGKIEVLTGSQGQIRKSCRVVN, from the exons ATGAAGGGCATCATGGTGCCATATTCCTCTACTCATGGCCGCCTCGCCATGGCCGGTAGCTTGGCACTGTTCTGCCTGCTGATGGGGTTGGCTTCAGTCGGATTAGCTCACGATGGCGAGCTGCGCGTCGGTTACTACAGCCGCAGCTGCCCTTCCGTGGAGGACGTCGTGAGAAGCACGGTCGCAAAGGCTGTTGCTAGCGATCCCGGCATGCCTGCTGCGCTGATCAGGTTGCACTTCCATGACTGCTTTGTCAGG GGTTGTGATGCATCTGTGCTGCTGGACTCCACCCCGGGCAACCCAGCCGAGAAGGATTCCCCTACAAACAACCCCAGCCTCAATGGATTCGACGTCATAGATGCAGCCAAATCCACCTTGGAGTCCCAATGTCCGCAAGTCGTCTCTTGTGCTGACATCGTTGCCTTTGCCGCCCGGGAGTCCGTCCGCATCGCCGGAGGATTTTACTACCCAGTGCCGGCCGGGCGACGAGACGGCCTTGTCTCCAAGAAATCTGAAGTTAACCAGAACTTGCCGATGGCATTCTTCAACGTCAAGCAATTGGAAGAGAACTTTGCAAGAAAGGGCTTCTCGTTGGAGGACATGGTCACGCTGTCCGGTGCACACACGATCGGGGATTCCCACTGCTCTGCTTTTTCGAACAGGCTCTATAACTTCAAGAACACAACGAATGCATCAGATCCATCCATGGACCAGACGTATGTGTCTGACCTGAAAAGCAAATGCCCAGCTCCAGGATCGGGGCAGGATCCAACCGTATCATTGGACCCAGTGACACCACGGACGTTGGACAACCAGTACTACGTGAACGTGAAGTCGCACAGGGGCCTTCTCTCATCAGACCAGGCATTGATGGACAGGGCAGACACGGCCAGGATGGTGCTGGCGAACATAAACAGTGGGTCGATGTGGTTGCATAAGTTTGCGGATGCGATGGTGCGGATGGGGAAGATCGAGGTGTTGACTGGGTCGCAGGGACAGATCAGAAAGTCCTGCAGGGTTGTCAATTGA